Proteins from a genomic interval of Schaalia odontolytica:
- a CDS encoding ATP-binding cassette domain-containing protein, translated as MPSPPVGGRASLSDSRSGDEAVDASAQRLPSLDASAAPGEGARVRARGWGWRHAGRKRAALSGVDLDIAPGERVLVLGPSGSGKSTLMGGLAGLLGGAEEGEATGTLTVDGVVPERARGRVGLLMQDPEAQVVLARVGDDVAFGMENLGVARADIWPRVSDALDAVGLDVALDHPTTQLSGGQKQRLALASILAMGPGLLLLDEPTANLDPVGVAEVRRAVESVVERTGATLVVVEHRVDVWASLVDRVIVVADSRIAADGPLDEVLKQRGRELRDCGIWLPGDDVAAQAGPLPSPESGDRQAPPSSAAARTIARANDLTIGYDPAAPVRSGIDVSIERGVSTCIVGANGAGKSTFALTLAGLLPPIAGAVEIATADGERGDPHAWPSRRLLGRVSMVFQEPEYQFLASTVADELAIGPRAAGLDEEEIGPLVEEHLEALGLSALARANPMTLSGGEKRRLSVATALISAPELLILDEPTFGQDRGTWLGLVRLLRGALARGVTLVSITHDPAFVAAMGDRVIDLGELGSRGASKESGDEADASPADNARGGRAESAKTRRSGLRGLLRHTNPVARVLALLVATTPLLASIDPVSAALALALELVLLPLSGVSLRSFALKATPLLVAAPLAALSMLLYGAPGGRVFWECGPAVVSEHSAWLALGIALRMCAMVVPAIGLLDRIDPTDMGDGLAQILHLPARPVLAALAGARMTSLMAADWKALERARRARGVGDASRVRSFLRGAFSLLVFALRRSGKLATTMEARGFGAAGARTWARPSRMRGADAVLMVVALAIPVIALGVSIWTGTFAPVGR; from the coding sequence ATGCCTTCGCCTCCGGTCGGGGGACGCGCGAGCTTGTCTGACTCTCGGTCCGGGGACGAGGCCGTGGACGCCTCCGCCCAGCGCCTTCCCTCCCTCGACGCGTCGGCCGCGCCCGGGGAGGGCGCGCGCGTGCGCGCACGCGGCTGGGGGTGGCGTCACGCGGGGCGCAAGCGGGCCGCGCTATCGGGCGTCGACCTCGACATTGCGCCCGGCGAGCGTGTCCTCGTGCTGGGTCCGTCCGGGTCGGGAAAGTCGACCCTCATGGGGGGCCTGGCCGGGCTCCTGGGGGGCGCCGAGGAGGGCGAGGCCACCGGCACGCTCACCGTCGACGGCGTTGTTCCGGAGCGTGCGCGCGGACGCGTCGGCCTGCTCATGCAGGACCCCGAGGCCCAGGTGGTCCTGGCCCGTGTCGGCGACGACGTGGCCTTCGGCATGGAGAACTTGGGGGTGGCTCGCGCCGACATCTGGCCGCGCGTGAGCGACGCGCTGGACGCCGTCGGCCTGGATGTCGCCCTCGACCATCCGACGACGCAGCTGTCGGGGGGCCAGAAGCAGCGCCTCGCGCTGGCGTCCATCCTGGCGATGGGGCCGGGCCTCCTCCTCTTGGATGAGCCGACCGCGAACCTCGACCCGGTGGGCGTTGCTGAGGTTCGCCGCGCCGTCGAGTCGGTCGTGGAGCGCACGGGCGCAACCCTGGTCGTCGTCGAACACCGGGTCGACGTGTGGGCCTCCCTGGTTGATCGCGTGATCGTCGTCGCCGACTCCCGGATCGCGGCCGACGGACCCCTGGACGAGGTCCTCAAGCAGCGCGGTCGAGAGCTGCGCGATTGCGGCATCTGGCTTCCCGGCGATGACGTCGCCGCCCAGGCCGGGCCGCTGCCCTCCCCGGAATCGGGGGATCGGCAGGCGCCCCCGTCGTCGGCGGCCGCACGCACGATTGCGCGCGCGAACGATCTGACGATCGGATACGACCCTGCCGCCCCCGTGCGCAGCGGGATCGACGTGTCGATCGAACGCGGGGTGTCGACCTGCATCGTCGGCGCGAACGGCGCGGGAAAGTCGACGTTCGCCCTGACCCTCGCCGGCCTGCTGCCCCCCATCGCGGGCGCCGTCGAGATAGCAACCGCTGACGGAGAGCGCGGCGACCCGCACGCGTGGCCCAGCCGCCGCCTCCTCGGGCGCGTCTCCATGGTCTTTCAGGAGCCCGAGTACCAGTTCCTGGCCTCCACGGTCGCCGACGAGCTCGCGATCGGGCCTCGCGCGGCGGGCCTCGACGAAGAGGAAATCGGCCCCCTCGTCGAGGAACATCTGGAGGCCCTGGGCCTATCCGCCCTGGCCCGCGCCAACCCTATGACGCTGTCCGGCGGCGAGAAGCGGCGCCTGTCCGTGGCGACCGCGCTCATCAGCGCCCCCGAGCTGCTCATCCTGGATGAGCCCACCTTCGGGCAGGACCGGGGAACGTGGCTGGGCCTCGTCCGCCTGCTACGCGGAGCCCTCGCCCGCGGGGTCACCCTGGTGTCCATCACCCACGATCCCGCGTTCGTGGCGGCCATGGGTGACCGAGTCATCGACCTGGGTGAGCTGGGCAGCCGCGGCGCGTCCAAGGAATCCGGGGACGAGGCCGACGCCTCCCCCGCCGACAACGCCCGTGGTGGGCGCGCAGAATCGGCGAAGACTCGGCGGAGCGGGCTTCGTGGCTTGCTGCGTCACACGAACCCCGTGGCCCGCGTGCTCGCCCTCCTGGTTGCGACGACGCCCCTGCTCGCCTCGATCGACCCGGTCAGCGCGGCCCTCGCCCTTGCCCTTGAGCTTGTCCTGCTCCCCCTGTCGGGGGTCTCGTTGCGCAGCTTCGCCCTCAAGGCCACGCCGCTGCTGGTGGCCGCGCCCCTCGCGGCCCTCTCCATGCTCCTGTATGGGGCGCCGGGAGGACGGGTGTTCTGGGAGTGTGGGCCCGCCGTGGTCTCCGAGCACTCCGCCTGGCTGGCCCTGGGTATCGCGCTGCGCATGTGCGCCATGGTTGTTCCCGCGATCGGGCTTCTCGACCGCATCGACCCGACCGACATGGGTGACGGGCTGGCGCAGATCCTCCACCTGCCCGCCCGGCCCGTGCTCGCCGCCCTCGCGGGTGCGCGCATGACCTCCCTCATGGCCGCCGACTGGAAGGCCCTCGAGCGTGCGCGGCGCGCCCGCGGCGTCGGGGACGCCTCCCGCGTCCGCTCCTTCCTCAGGGGAGCGTTCTCGCTCCTGGTCTTCGCGCTGCGCCGCTCCGGCAAGCTCGCCACCACCATGGAGGCCCGAGGCTTCGGCGCGGCGGGCGCGCGCACGTGGGCGCGCCCCTCCCGCATGCGCGGCGCCGACGCGGTCCTCATGGTCGTCGCCCTCGCCATTCCCGTGATCGCGCTCGGCGTGAGCATCTGGACGGGCACCTTCGCCCCGGTAGGCCGATGA
- a CDS encoding DUF2185 domain-containing protein — MRPTYIRGAGAAIVSRKIVERSGNIKWLNRDAPLAPEDSGWRVLSDRDTVEYLDDPKNMTVVDFNDLCDIEPACIGIYDLPIGSDIQLVVEPDGRRRWFDNKTMKEISFR, encoded by the coding sequence ATGCGTCCCACCTACATTCGCGGCGCCGGCGCCGCCATCGTCTCGCGGAAGATTGTCGAACGAAGCGGCAACATCAAGTGGCTGAATCGCGACGCACCGCTTGCACCGGAAGACTCCGGCTGGCGCGTCCTGTCCGACCGGGACACCGTCGAGTACCTGGACGATCCTAAGAACATGACCGTCGTTGACTTCAACGATCTGTGCGACATCGAGCCAGCCTGCATCGGTATCTACGACCTGCCGATCGGCTCCGACATTCAACTCGTCGTCGAACCTGACGGACGTCGGCGATGGTTCGATAACAAGACCATGAAGGAGATTTCCTTCCGCTAA
- a CDS encoding class I SAM-dependent methyltransferase — MPYAVSAEDGGNPFAREGGSYDSVRPAYPDEAVAALLGAASRSRGRGAAGQAVPARGGVARAGVPLRAADVGAGTGKMSELLARAGVLVDAVEPSEVMRSQASAVPGVTWHAGVAEDTRLPDGMYDIVVFAQSWHWVDSERAGIEAARMLAPGGVLAIVWNQMAVSIPWVHRLTRIMRSGDVHRPDRPPTPGGGFASMRLTQVAWEDVMTPEQILTLGTTRSSYIRSSPAGRERMQANLRWYLYEHLGYAPGEQVTIPYATLVWLSHQ; from the coding sequence TTGCCGTACGCGGTGTCAGCCGAGGATGGAGGAAATCCCTTCGCGCGCGAGGGGGGTTCCTACGACTCGGTGCGCCCCGCCTACCCGGACGAGGCCGTGGCCGCCCTGCTGGGGGCGGCGTCGCGCTCGCGGGGCCGGGGTGCGGCCGGGCAGGCCGTACCCGCGCGAGGCGGCGTGGCCCGCGCCGGAGTCCCCCTGCGGGCCGCCGACGTTGGGGCGGGCACCGGCAAGATGAGCGAGCTGTTGGCTCGCGCCGGCGTCCTCGTTGACGCGGTGGAGCCCTCGGAGGTGATGCGATCCCAGGCCTCGGCGGTGCCCGGCGTGACCTGGCACGCGGGCGTCGCGGAGGACACGAGGTTGCCGGATGGCATGTACGACATCGTTGTGTTTGCCCAGTCCTGGCACTGGGTGGATTCCGAGCGTGCGGGCATCGAGGCGGCCCGGATGCTCGCGCCCGGAGGCGTGCTCGCGATCGTGTGGAATCAGATGGCCGTGTCGATCCCGTGGGTGCATCGCCTGACGCGCATCATGCGCTCGGGCGACGTGCACCGCCCCGACAGGCCGCCCACGCCGGGGGGTGGTTTTGCTTCCATGCGCCTGACCCAGGTCGCCTGGGAGGACGTCATGACCCCCGAGCAGATCCTGACCCTGGGGACCACGCGTTCCTCGTACATCAGGTCGTCCCCGGCCGGGCGCGAGCGCATGCAGGCGAATCTGCGCTGGTACCTCTACGAGCACCTCGGCTACGCGCCGGGGGAGCAGGTGACGATCCCGTATGCGACCCTCGTGTGGCTCTCTCACCAGTGA
- a CDS encoding TNT antitoxin family protein, translating into MNEELSAYITRLCELSGHTTRIDDDLILVEPGEDFIYDAFTMVEEYYAYGEVDKYSFGGSLFGSASFEIFKKFAIMHFAADIRAAHQLPPLNLPPVTDVHPSFSIEFREPIAYLLTSKTSPIPTTYTSFSPAALLSLSYLMGTSSEDLLSLVLEPSGAGYAALYQHD; encoded by the coding sequence ATGAACGAAGAACTCTCTGCATACATCACGCGTCTGTGCGAACTATCGGGACACACAACGCGGATCGACGATGATTTGATCCTGGTCGAGCCGGGTGAAGACTTTATCTACGACGCATTCACCATGGTTGAGGAATACTACGCCTACGGCGAGGTCGATAAGTACTCATTCGGCGGGTCGCTCTTCGGGTCCGCGTCCTTCGAGATCTTCAAGAAGTTCGCGATTATGCATTTCGCCGCAGACATTCGTGCAGCACACCAGCTCCCGCCCCTCAACCTCCCACCAGTGACCGACGTTCACCCCAGTTTTTCCATCGAATTCCGCGAACCGATCGCGTACCTGCTGACAAGCAAAACCTCCCCCATCCCCACGACATACACATCCTTCTCGCCAGCTGCGCTGCTCTCATTGTCATATCTGATGGGCACGTCAAGCGAGGACTTGCTCTCCCTGGTCCTCGAACCGTCCGGGGCCGGATACGCCGCGCTGTACCAGCACGACTAA
- a CDS encoding phospholipase D-like domain-containing protein → MFAPPPEPPLWAWLLLGAVEFAIRVVALGVVPKHRRAATSTAWLLLIFLMPFVGVPLYVVFGSWWAMGRRLDDDPEARSLVDSILAASVPPEPESDEASPGVEGPASALMRMTGELSGFPASSGRVTRLYNDTAQTFRAMAASVDGATHHVNALYYQTSWDEYTAPFYEALARAAGRGVTVRLLVDHHGMRTIPGHRDFRRRLTEAGIEWHEMLPFAPLRGQIRRPDLRNHRKLLVVDGREAYVGSHNLVAPDYDTPAFARAGITYEDTSVAVTGAIVAQIQAVFAVDWYYACKEVLTPALLNPSETRAEARREDAEASSMQIVPSGPPYRGEPNLRAFVAMVSSARTHVSITSPYFIPDEALMAALTNAALSGVTVDLFVSEQFDQFLVGHAQRSYYGPLLKAGVRVHLYRKPTMLHSKYVVVDGSLCAIGSSNMDVRSFGLNYEITLVADSSRLVELLLANDERTRERSRELTYEEWRGQPWHVHYVDNVCRLGSSLL, encoded by the coding sequence ATGTTTGCGCCACCCCCCGAACCGCCGCTGTGGGCGTGGCTCCTCCTCGGGGCCGTCGAGTTTGCCATCCGCGTCGTCGCCCTCGGTGTCGTGCCGAAGCACCGGCGCGCCGCCACGTCGACGGCGTGGCTGCTCCTCATCTTCCTGATGCCCTTCGTGGGCGTTCCCCTCTACGTCGTGTTCGGCTCGTGGTGGGCGATGGGGCGTCGCCTCGACGACGATCCCGAGGCCCGCTCCCTCGTCGATAGCATCCTCGCCGCCTCGGTTCCCCCCGAACCCGAGTCCGACGAGGCGTCGCCCGGCGTCGAGGGCCCGGCCAGCGCCCTCATGCGCATGACGGGTGAGCTCAGCGGCTTCCCGGCCTCCAGCGGCCGCGTCACCCGCCTCTACAACGACACGGCACAGACCTTCCGTGCGATGGCCGCCAGCGTCGACGGCGCCACCCACCACGTCAACGCCCTGTACTACCAGACTTCGTGGGACGAGTACACGGCTCCCTTCTACGAGGCCCTCGCGCGCGCCGCGGGGCGCGGGGTTACGGTGCGCCTCCTGGTCGACCACCACGGCATGCGCACGATCCCCGGGCATCGGGACTTCCGTCGGCGCCTCACCGAGGCGGGCATCGAGTGGCACGAGATGCTGCCCTTCGCGCCTCTGCGCGGGCAGATACGCCGCCCCGACCTGCGTAATCACCGCAAGCTCCTCGTCGTCGATGGGCGCGAGGCCTACGTCGGCTCCCACAACCTGGTCGCGCCGGACTACGACACGCCCGCCTTCGCGCGGGCGGGCATCACGTATGAGGACACGAGCGTGGCTGTTACCGGCGCGATCGTGGCCCAGATTCAGGCGGTCTTCGCCGTCGACTGGTACTACGCGTGCAAAGAGGTCCTCACGCCCGCCCTCCTGAACCCTTCGGAGACGCGGGCCGAGGCCCGGCGAGAGGACGCCGAGGCCTCGTCGATGCAGATCGTCCCGTCGGGGCCGCCCTACAGGGGCGAGCCCAACCTGCGCGCCTTCGTGGCCATGGTGTCCTCGGCGCGCACCCACGTGTCGATCACGAGCCCCTACTTCATCCCCGACGAGGCCCTCATGGCCGCCCTGACGAACGCGGCCCTGTCCGGCGTCACGGTCGATCTCTTCGTCTCCGAGCAGTTCGACCAGTTCCTCGTGGGGCACGCGCAGCGCTCCTACTACGGGCCCCTCCTGAAGGCGGGCGTGCGCGTCCACCTGTACCGCAAGCCCACGATGCTGCACTCCAAGTACGTCGTCGTTGATGGGAGCCTGTGCGCGATTGGCTCGTCGAACATGGACGTGCGCTCCTTCGGCCTCAACTACGAGATCACGCTGGTCGCCGACAGCTCCCGTCTGGTTGAGCTGCTGCTCGCCAACGATGAGCGCACGCGCGAGCGCTCTCGCGAGCTGACCTACGAGGAGTGGCGCGGCCAGCCCTGGCACGTGCACTACGTCGACAACGTGTGTCGTCTGGGGAGCTCGCTCCTGTGA
- a CDS encoding ISL3 family transposase: MPDGTFTTPDLTTFCRLDGLGLEVTGQRLEPDRAVLACRVVDDDRWCRGCGCEGSVHDVVTRRLAHEPFGWRPTTLLIAVRRYRCTGCGRVWRQDTTAAAEPRAKISRAGLRWALLALVVQHLSVARIAEGLAVAWDTANEAVLAEGARVLIGDPARFDGVAVIGVDEHVWRHTRKGDKYVTVVIDLTPIRDGTGPARLLDMLEGRSKAAFKTWLADRPQAWRDAVEVVAMDGFTGFKTAAAEELPRAVAVMDPFHVIRLAGDALDQCRRRVQQDLHGHRGRSNDPLYRARRTLHTGEDLLTDRQRERLMVLFTNPEHVEVKATWGILQRMIAAYRHPDRATGRAAMSAVIAALRDGVPAVLAELRRLGRTLNQRAADVLAYFERPGTSNGPTEALNGRLEHLRGSALGFRNLNNYIARCLLETGGFRTHPALG; the protein is encoded by the coding sequence ATGCCCGACGGTACCTTCACCACGCCCGATCTGACGACGTTCTGCCGCCTGGACGGTCTCGGGTTGGAGGTGACCGGGCAGCGCCTCGAGCCGGATCGTGCAGTGCTGGCTTGCCGGGTTGTCGATGATGACCGGTGGTGCCGGGGGTGCGGCTGTGAGGGCAGCGTGCACGACGTGGTCACGCGCCGGCTGGCGCACGAGCCGTTCGGGTGGCGACCCACGACGCTGCTGATCGCCGTGCGCCGCTACCGGTGCACCGGCTGCGGGCGGGTGTGGCGGCAGGACACCACAGCCGCGGCCGAGCCGCGCGCGAAGATCTCCCGGGCTGGACTGCGGTGGGCCCTGCTCGCACTGGTCGTGCAGCATCTGAGCGTGGCCCGGATCGCCGAAGGGCTCGCGGTCGCGTGGGATACCGCGAATGAGGCCGTTCTGGCCGAGGGCGCGCGGGTCCTGATCGGCGACCCGGCACGGTTCGACGGGGTCGCGGTCATCGGGGTCGACGAGCACGTCTGGCGGCACACGAGGAAGGGCGACAAGTACGTCACCGTCGTCATTGATCTCACCCCGATCCGCGACGGGACCGGCCCGGCACGGCTGTTGGATATGCTCGAGGGCCGCTCCAAGGCCGCGTTCAAGACCTGGCTCGCCGACCGGCCCCAGGCGTGGCGTGACGCGGTGGAGGTGGTCGCGATGGACGGGTTCACCGGGTTCAAGACCGCCGCCGCTGAGGAACTCCCGCGCGCGGTGGCGGTCATGGACCCCTTCCACGTCATCCGGCTCGCCGGGGATGCCCTGGACCAGTGCCGGCGCCGGGTCCAGCAGGACCTGCACGGCCACCGAGGCCGCAGCAACGACCCGCTGTACCGGGCCCGGCGGACCCTGCACACCGGAGAGGACCTGCTCACTGACCGGCAACGCGAACGACTCATGGTCCTGTTCACCAATCCCGAGCACGTCGAGGTCAAAGCCACCTGGGGCATCCTCCAACGGATGATCGCCGCCTACCGCCACCCCGACAGGGCCACCGGCCGGGCGGCGATGAGCGCCGTCATCGCCGCCCTGCGCGACGGCGTGCCCGCGGTCTTGGCCGAGCTCCGTCGCCTGGGTCGAACCCTGAACCAGCGCGCAGCTGACGTGCTGGCCTACTTCGAGCGCCCGGGGACCTCCAACGGCCCCACCGAAGCCCTGAACGGGCGGCTCGAACACCTCCGCGGATCCGCTCTCGGCTTCCGCAACCTCAACAACTACATCGCCCGCTGCCTACTCGAGACCGGCGGCTTCAGAACCCACCCTGCATTGGGATGA
- a CDS encoding TNT antitoxin family protein, with the protein MNEELAAYITRLCELSGHTTRIDDDVILVKPGEGYTDVYEAFTMVKDYYSFGYFERYSFGGADFSSASFEIFKKFAIMHFAADIRAARQLPPLSVPPVTDVHPSFSIEFREPISYLLTSKASPIPKTYTNLSPDALVPLSYLMGTSSEDLLSLVLEPSGAGYAALYQQS; encoded by the coding sequence ATGAACGAAGAACTCGCCGCATACATCACCCGCCTGTGCGAACTCTCCGGGCACACAACGCGGATCGATGATGATGTGATCCTGGTCAAGCCGGGTGAAGGCTACACCGATGTCTACGAGGCATTCACGATGGTGAAGGATTACTACTCCTTCGGATATTTCGAAAGGTATTCATTCGGCGGGGCGGATTTCAGCTCCGCGTCCTTCGAGATCTTCAAGAAGTTCGCCATCATGCATTTTGCCGCCGACATTCGTGCAGCACGCCAGCTCCCGCCCCTGAGTGTCCCACCAGTGACCGACGTTCACCCCAGCTTTTCCATCGAATTCCGCGAACCGATTAGCTATCTACTGACAAGCAAAGCCTCGCCCATTCCCAAAACATACACAAACCTCTCCCCCGATGCCCTGGTGCCTCTGTCGTACCTGATGGGCACATCAAGCGAGGACCTGCTCTCCCTGGTCCTCGAACCGTCGGGAGCCGGATACGCCGCGCTGTACCAGCAGAGCTGA
- a CDS encoding TNT antitoxin family protein codes for MNEELAAYITHLCELSGHTTRIKNDLVKVEPGEDFVYDAFTMVEEYYAYGHVERYSFSGEEFGSASFKIFKKFAIMHFAADIRAARQLTPLEVPPVTDVHPSFSIEFLEPTAYLLTSKASPIPKTFSTFSPAALVSLSYLMGTSSEDLLSLVLEPSGDGYVALFQR; via the coding sequence ATGAACGAAGAACTCGCTGCATACATCACTCACCTGTGTGAGCTATCCGGGCACACAACCCGAATTAAGAATGACTTGGTCAAGGTCGAGCCGGGTGAAGACTTTGTCTACGACGCATTCACCATGGTCGAGGAATACTATGCCTACGGCCACGTCGAAAGATACTCATTCAGCGGGGAAGAATTCGGATCCGCGTCCTTCAAGATCTTCAAGAAGTTCGCGATTATGCATTTCGCCGCAGACATTCGTGCAGCACGCCAGCTCACACCCCTTGAAGTCCCGCCCGTGACCGACGTTCACCCCAGTTTTTCCATCGAATTCCTCGAACCGACCGCGTACCTGCTGACAAGCAAAGCCTCGCCCATTCCCAAAACATTCTCAACCTTCTCGCCAGCTGCGCTGGTGTCTCTGTCGTACCTGATGGGCACGTCAAGCGAGGACTTGCTCTCCCTTGTCCTCGAACCGTCCGGGGATGGATACGTTGCTCTCTTTCAGCGGTAA
- a CDS encoding ankyrin repeat domain-containing protein, with protein sequence MNIFLTANMKTFEDFVALYSEGDEARANRGRSLFSYALGNSKAEERYKIVDFLLERNPSFAHKSGDGASLLHILLGAVKHDPARDAAIAQVLVDHGETFNCLDYRKRLPLQYLLPLHRYSDEDLTPIYDVVFASPDPGFTTVVDGGKPFHELVRAFEDRQALADRIDNYLRAQGDTH encoded by the coding sequence ATGAACATCTTTCTCACGGCGAATATGAAGACATTTGAGGACTTTGTCGCCCTCTACTCCGAGGGGGACGAGGCGCGCGCGAACCGGGGGCGTTCCCTGTTCAGTTACGCTCTCGGGAACAGCAAAGCGGAGGAGCGATACAAGATCGTCGACTTCCTGCTTGAGCGCAATCCGTCGTTCGCCCACAAGTCCGGCGACGGGGCGTCACTCCTGCACATCCTGCTGGGCGCCGTCAAGCACGACCCCGCGCGCGACGCCGCCATCGCACAGGTCCTGGTCGACCACGGGGAGACCTTCAACTGCCTCGATTATCGTAAGCGCCTCCCCCTCCAGTACCTACTCCCACTCCACCGCTACTCCGACGAGGACCTGACGCCCATCTACGACGTCGTCTTCGCGTCCCCCGACCCGGGTTTTACGACCGTCGTCGACGGAGGCAAGCCCTTCCATGAACTCGTCCGCGCATTCGAGGACCGGCAAGCCCTCGCCGACCGCATCGACAACTACCTGCGCGCGCAGGGTGACACCCACTGA
- a CDS encoding TNT antitoxin family protein, producing MNEELAAYITRLCELSGHTTRIKKDLILVEPGEDFIYDAFTMVEEYYAYGEVDKYSFGGARFSSVSLEIFKKFAIMHFAADIRAAHQLPPLNLPPVTDVHPSFSIEFVEPISYLLTSKASPIPKTYTNVSPAALLSLSYLMGTSSEDLLSLVLEPSGAGYVALFEDLPASTPTGAKLQNNSNHVGIL from the coding sequence ATGAACGAAGAACTCGCCGCATACATCACCCGCCTGTGCGAACTCTCCGGGCACACGACCCGGATCAAGAAAGACTTAATCCTGGTCGAGCCGGGTGAAGACTTTATCTACGACGCTTTCACCATGGTCGAGGAGTACTACGCCTACGGCGAGGTCGATAAGTACTCATTCGGCGGGGCACGCTTCAGCTCGGTCTCCTTGGAGATCTTCAAGAAGTTCGCCATCATGCACTTCGCTGCCGACATTCGCGCAGCACACCAGCTCCCACCCCTCAACCTCCCACCAGTGACCGACGTTCACCCCAGCTTTTCCATCGAATTCGTAGAGCCGATTAGCTACCTCCTGACAAGCAAAGCCTCCCCCATTCCCAAAACATACACAAACGTCTCGCCAGCTGCGCTGCTCTCATTGTCATATCTGATGGGCACGTCAAGCGAGGACCTGCTCTCCCTCGTCCTCGAACCGTCCGGAGCCGGATACGTTGCTCTCTTTGAGGATCTACCCGCTTCCACGCCCACTGGCGCAAAACTCCAGAACAATAGCAACCACGTAGGCATCCTCTGA
- a CDS encoding ECF transporter S component — protein MATTTSFRWRVIDIVTAAVLGVACGLIFVAWNQVGYAGYEFLKAIAPGLGGLLTGIWLLGGTLGGYIIRKPGAAFFVEVLAATVSMGLGSQWAVETLYSGIAQGLGAEIVFALVAYRRYNVGVVAGAGAASFALEWVLELFTAGHLTKSALYNASYLACGVVSGVFLAGVLAWALTGALAKTGALNAFASGRGTRELV, from the coding sequence ATGGCTACCACCACCTCCTTCCGCTGGAGGGTTATCGACATCGTCACCGCCGCCGTCCTCGGCGTCGCGTGCGGCCTCATCTTCGTCGCCTGGAACCAGGTGGGTTACGCGGGCTACGAGTTCCTCAAGGCCATCGCCCCCGGCCTGGGCGGTCTCCTCACCGGCATCTGGCTGCTGGGCGGAACCCTCGGCGGTTACATCATCCGCAAGCCGGGCGCCGCCTTCTTCGTCGAGGTGCTCGCCGCCACCGTGTCCATGGGGCTGGGCTCCCAGTGGGCGGTGGAGACCCTGTATTCGGGCATCGCGCAGGGCCTGGGCGCCGAGATCGTCTTCGCCCTGGTCGCCTACCGCCGCTACAACGTGGGGGTCGTGGCCGGTGCCGGCGCTGCGTCCTTCGCGCTGGAGTGGGTCCTCGAGCTTTTCACCGCCGGGCACCTCACCAAGAGCGCCCTCTACAACGCCTCCTACCTGGCGTGCGGAGTCGTCTCCGGTGTCTTCCTGGCGGGCGTTCTCGCCTGGGCGCTGACGGGCGCGCTCGCGAAGACGGGCGCCCTCAATGCCTTCGCCTCCGGTCGGGGGACGCGCGAGCTTGTCTGA